A stretch of Streptococcus sp. oral taxon 061 DNA encodes these proteins:
- a CDS encoding ABC transporter ATP-binding protein, protein MENKKMSFWKQYKPFLAGLQLPLLVAVVAAVCSSIITVYGPTKIKEITNLISDGLATEIDLVAVSSIASFLAILYVLGAILNYTQAYIFSTSIQHFSKRLRTAIAEKINRLPLAYFDRHSQGDTLSRVTNDVDTAAQSLNQSLGTVISASFLLIAVLITMFGMNWILALVTVVSTLVGFAAVSVIMAKSQGYFKAQQNNLAAVNGYVEEMYSGHNVVTSYNAVEPTKETFAGLNQNLHDSIWKSQFISGIMMPAMFFVGNFSYVLVVIVGAALALEGHISIGIIVAFMVYVRTFSQPLSQIAQGITSLQQASAAMTRVFEFLSEAEMEDESHKETQLTDTKGEVVFDQVSFGYTPERTIVHEFSATAHAGQKIAIVGPTGAGKTTIVNLLMKFYEIDKGSIRIDGVNTKKMKRSEVHDAFSMVLQDTWLFEGTIRDNLIYNQTGISDERMIEAAKAVGIHHFIMTLPDGYDTVLDDTVTLSVGQKQLLTIARALLKDAPLLILDEATSSVDTRTEELIQKAMDRLMEGRTSFVIAHRLSTIRNADLILVMKDGNIIEQGNHEELMAQGGFYADLYNSQFTEDEVEE, encoded by the coding sequence ATGGAAAATAAGAAGATGTCCTTTTGGAAACAATATAAACCTTTTCTAGCAGGTCTCCAACTTCCTCTACTAGTTGCGGTTGTGGCGGCTGTATGTTCAAGCATCATCACGGTTTATGGACCAACTAAGATTAAGGAAATCACCAACTTGATTTCAGATGGCTTGGCTACAGAAATCGATTTGGTAGCTGTGTCAAGTATCGCCAGCTTTTTAGCTATTTTGTATGTGCTTGGTGCCATTCTCAACTATACACAAGCCTATATTTTTTCAACGAGTATCCAACATTTTTCAAAACGCTTGCGGACGGCTATCGCTGAAAAGATTAATCGTTTGCCTCTTGCTTATTTTGACCGTCATTCTCAAGGGGACACTCTTTCACGTGTAACCAATGACGTTGATACAGCAGCACAGTCACTCAACCAAAGTCTAGGGACCGTTATCTCAGCTAGCTTCTTGCTAATCGCTGTTTTGATTACCATGTTTGGCATGAACTGGATTTTGGCATTGGTAACAGTTGTTTCAACCCTTGTAGGTTTTGCTGCGGTTTCAGTGATTATGGCTAAGTCACAGGGTTACTTTAAAGCCCAGCAAAACAACCTAGCAGCCGTAAACGGTTATGTAGAAGAAATGTACTCTGGCCACAATGTTGTGACCAGCTATAATGCTGTGGAACCAACTAAAGAAACATTCGCAGGATTGAATCAAAATCTACATGATAGTATCTGGAAATCTCAGTTTATTTCTGGCATCATGATGCCTGCTATGTTCTTTGTCGGAAACTTTAGTTATGTATTGGTTGTTATCGTCGGTGCTGCCTTGGCTCTTGAAGGCCATATCAGTATTGGGATTATCGTAGCCTTTATGGTTTATGTTCGTACCTTCTCTCAACCCTTATCACAGATTGCCCAAGGGATTACCAGCTTACAACAAGCCAGTGCAGCTATGACCCGTGTCTTTGAATTTCTAAGTGAAGCTGAGATGGAAGACGAATCTCATAAGGAAACACAATTGACTGATACGAAAGGTGAAGTAGTCTTTGATCAAGTTTCCTTTGGATACACACCTGAGCGAACCATCGTTCATGAATTTTCTGCGACAGCTCATGCAGGGCAAAAGATTGCCATTGTTGGACCAACCGGAGCTGGGAAGACGACCATTGTTAATCTCTTGATGAAGTTCTATGAGATTGATAAGGGAAGCATTCGCATTGATGGTGTGAATACCAAGAAGATGAAACGTTCAGAAGTGCACGATGCCTTTTCAATGGTTTTACAGGATACTTGGCTCTTTGAAGGAACCATTCGTGATAATCTCATCTACAACCAAACAGGGATTAGTGATGAACGAATGATTGAAGCAGCAAAAGCAGTCGGAATCCACCACTTTATCATGACTCTACCAGATGGCTACGATACTGTTTTAGATGATACAGTGACCTTGTCAGTCGGACAGAAACAGCTCTTAACCATTGCTCGTGCCCTTCTCAAAGATGCTCCGCTCTTGATTCTTGATGAAGCGACATCTTCAGTCGACACACGTACAGAGGAGTTGATTCAGAAAGCCATGGACCGTTTGATGGAGGGACGTACGTCCTTTGTCATTGCCCATCGCTTGTCAACTATCCGTAATGCTGATTTGATTCTTGTCATGAAAGATGGAAATATCATCGAGCAAGGCAATCATGAGGAGCTTATGGCTCAGGGTGGTTTCTATGCTGACCTCTACAATAGTCAATTTACAGAAGATGAAGTAGAAGAATAA
- a CDS encoding ABC transporter ATP-binding protein, with amino-acid sequence MKKLAKRITGKEWGMILLTVLFTCFSVYLELEVPTYISEITELLGTPGTQLDALWSPAIKMIGLSLLAFLSSVTVGFFAARVAASYTTHLRSDIFNRVLDFSQTEIKRFSIPSLLTRTTNDITQVQMLFTMGLQVVTRGPIMAIWAIGKILGKSEYWLWAVVVAVIVNVLMTTVLMTLAFPKQSVIQKLTDKLNSITRESLTGIRVVRAYNAEDYQDEKFEAANEEVTRLNLFVNRLMAIMNPIMMAISSGLSLAIYWIGAYIINDASLTDRLPLFSDMVVFMSYAMQVVMGFLLMGALFIVLPRTLVSAGRINQVLDLHSSIENPSQPQTADSSIQGQVEFRDVTFRYSKNSEAVVEHVSFKAEAGQTVAFIGSTGSGKSTLVNLLPRFYDVSDGEILVDGVNVQDYDLEDLRNKVGYIPQKAVLFSGDVKGNLDFGKSPETPLSETAMWQALELAQSKSFIEDKEAGLNSEVAQGGTNFSGGQRQRLAIARALARKPEILIFDDSFSALDYKTDRILRQELAEKTQSMTKLIVAQRISTIMDADLILVLDQGKVVGQGTHKELLATNEVYQEIAYSQLSKEELEHGK; translated from the coding sequence ATGAAGAAACTCGCTAAACGTATCACAGGAAAAGAGTGGGGAATGATTCTCTTGACTGTCCTCTTTACCTGTTTCTCGGTCTATCTAGAGTTAGAAGTACCGACTTACATTTCAGAAATTACAGAACTACTTGGAACTCCAGGTACGCAGTTGGACGCACTTTGGTCACCAGCCATTAAGATGATAGGCTTGTCTCTACTTGCTTTTCTCTCATCCGTTACTGTTGGATTTTTTGCCGCTCGCGTTGCAGCGTCTTACACAACTCATTTACGAAGTGATATTTTTAATCGTGTTCTAGATTTCTCGCAGACAGAGATCAAACGTTTTTCAATCCCAAGTCTCTTGACTCGGACGACTAATGATATCACACAGGTTCAGATGCTTTTTACCATGGGACTCCAGGTGGTCACTCGTGGACCAATCATGGCTATCTGGGCCATTGGAAAAATCCTTGGCAAATCTGAATACTGGCTCTGGGCAGTAGTGGTTGCTGTTATCGTCAATGTTCTGATGACAACAGTTCTCATGACGCTAGCCTTTCCAAAACAATCTGTTATCCAGAAATTGACAGATAAACTCAATAGTATCACTCGTGAAAGTTTGACAGGGATTCGAGTGGTTCGTGCTTACAATGCTGAAGATTATCAAGATGAAAAATTCGAAGCAGCCAATGAGGAAGTCACTCGTCTCAATCTCTTTGTCAATCGATTGATGGCTATTATGAATCCTATTATGATGGCGATTTCGAGCGGTTTGAGTCTAGCCATTTACTGGATTGGTGCCTATATCATCAATGATGCTAGCCTGACAGACCGTCTACCACTCTTTAGTGATATGGTGGTCTTCATGTCTTATGCTATGCAGGTCGTGATGGGCTTCTTGCTTATGGGTGCTCTCTTTATCGTCCTTCCTCGTACCTTGGTTTCTGCAGGACGTATCAATCAAGTGCTAGACTTGCATTCTTCTATTGAAAATCCTAGTCAACCACAGACGGCAGATTCCTCTATTCAAGGTCAAGTAGAATTCCGTGATGTAACCTTCCGCTATTCTAAAAATTCAGAAGCAGTTGTGGAACATGTTAGCTTCAAGGCAGAAGCTGGTCAAACGGTCGCCTTTATCGGTTCAACTGGTTCTGGTAAATCTACGCTTGTGAACCTCTTGCCTCGTTTTTATGATGTATCTGATGGGGAAATCCTAGTAGACGGTGTCAATGTGCAGGATTATGATTTGGAAGATTTGCGGAATAAAGTCGGCTATATCCCACAAAAAGCAGTCCTTTTCTCTGGAGATGTCAAGGGCAATCTCGACTTTGGTAAGAGTCCAGAAACTCCGCTAAGCGAGACTGCTATGTGGCAAGCTCTGGAGTTGGCCCAGTCTAAAAGCTTCATCGAGGATAAGGAAGCAGGTCTAAATTCAGAAGTGGCTCAAGGTGGGACTAACTTCTCAGGAGGTCAAAGACAACGTTTGGCCATTGCGCGTGCCTTGGCTCGTAAGCCAGAAATTCTCATTTTTGACGATTCATTCTCGGCCTTGGACTACAAGACAGATCGTATCTTGCGCCAAGAATTAGCTGAAAAAACGCAATCTATGACTAAGTTAATCGTTGCCCAACGTATTTCAACAATTATGGATGCTGACTTGATCTTAGTATTGGATCAAGGTAAAGTCGTGGGACAAGGCACCCACAAGGAACTTCTTGCGACCAACGAAGTTTACCAAGAAATTGCCTATTCACAACTATCGAAGGAGGAATTGGAACATGGAAAATAA
- a CDS encoding MATE family efflux transporter yields MNKKSTVDLIHGPILPSLISFALPILLSNIFQQLYNTADILIVGRFLGQNSLAAVGATTAIFDLIIGFALGVGNGMGVVIARLYGARNFAKIKEAVAATWILGAILSGLVMLMGFFGLYPLLQYLETPAEILPQSYEYISMIVSCVGVSFAYNLFAGLLRSIGDSLAALAFLIFSAIINVILDLYFITQLQLGVQSAGLATIISQGLSAILCYFYIRKSVPELLPGLKHFKWNKALYVDLLEQGLAMGLMGSIVSIGSVILQSSVNSFGAVIISAQTAARRIMAFALLPMTAISASMTTFISQNFGAKRPERIVQGLRIGSYLSMSWATFACVFLFFASPSLVSFLASSTDGYLIENGTLYLRISSVFYPFLSLLLIYRNSLQGLGQKLLPLVSSFIELFGKIIFVAWIIPWTGYTGVILCEPLLWVVMTVQLYFSLSQHPWIKEGKKIVAVGGKS; encoded by the coding sequence ATGAATAAAAAATCAACGGTGGACCTAATTCATGGTCCTATCCTTCCTTCACTGATTAGTTTTGCTTTACCGATTCTATTGTCCAACATCTTTCAGCAACTCTACAATACAGCTGATATTTTGATTGTTGGGCGTTTTTTAGGACAGAATTCCTTGGCGGCAGTCGGAGCTACGACAGCCATTTTTGATTTGATTATTGGATTTGCCCTTGGAGTTGGAAATGGGATGGGAGTTGTTATTGCCCGTCTTTACGGTGCTCGTAATTTTGCTAAGATTAAAGAAGCTGTTGCAGCAACTTGGATTTTGGGTGCCATCCTGAGTGGTCTTGTCATGCTGATGGGTTTCTTCGGCCTTTATCCGCTCTTACAATATCTCGAAACACCTGCAGAAATTCTCCCCCAATCTTATGAATATATTTCCATGATTGTTAGCTGTGTGGGAGTTAGCTTTGCTTACAATCTCTTTGCAGGATTACTACGATCGATTGGTGACAGCCTTGCAGCACTAGCTTTTCTTATCTTTTCAGCCATTATAAATGTCATTCTGGATTTATATTTTATTACACAATTGCAGTTGGGGGTTCAGTCTGCAGGTCTCGCAACCATCATCTCGCAAGGTTTGTCCGCTATTCTCTGTTATTTCTATATTCGCAAGAGTGTTCCAGAGCTTCTTCCAGGTCTCAAACATTTCAAATGGAATAAGGCTCTCTATGTTGACCTTTTGGAGCAAGGGTTAGCTATGGGCTTGATGGGTTCAATCGTCTCTATCGGAAGCGTCATTTTGCAATCCTCTGTCAATAGTTTTGGAGCAGTTATTATCAGCGCCCAAACGGCAGCACGTAGAATCATGGCCTTTGCCTTATTGCCGATGACGGCTATTTCAGCTTCCATGACAACTTTTATCTCTCAAAACTTTGGGGCAAAACGTCCCGAACGTATCGTCCAAGGACTTCGTATAGGGAGTTATTTGAGTATGTCTTGGGCAACCTTTGCCTGTGTTTTCCTATTTTTTGCAAGTCCTAGCCTAGTTTCTTTCCTGGCAAGTTCGACAGACGGCTACCTGATTGAAAACGGGACTTTATACCTGCGTATTAGTTCGGTGTTCTATCCATTTTTAAGCCTGTTATTGATCTATAGAAATAGCTTGCAGGGGTTAGGGCAAAAACTCTTGCCCCTCGTATCTAGCTTTATCGAGTTGTTTGGGAAAATTATTTTCGTGGCTTGGATCATCCCTTGGACAGGTTATACTGGAGTTATCCTATGTGAACCGCTACTCTGGGTTGTTATGACCGTTCAACTTTACTTCTCCCTCTCTCAACACCCTTGGATAAAAGAAGGTAAGAAAATCGTGGCAGTCGGTGGAAAATCTTAG
- a CDS encoding Asp23/Gls24 family envelope stress response protein — MTVKINTKDGQVELTDDVIATVVGGAATEIFGVVGMASKNALKDNFQALLGKENYSKGVVVKAAEDGSIAVDVYTVLSYGTKISEVSKNIQERVRFSLENQLGITAQTVNVYIQNIKVVGE; from the coding sequence ATGACTGTAAAAATTAATACAAAAGATGGTCAAGTCGAACTGACAGATGATGTAATCGCTACTGTCGTAGGTGGTGCAGCAACTGAAATTTTTGGTGTAGTCGGTATGGCTAGTAAAAATGCCCTCAAAGATAATTTCCAAGCCCTTCTTGGTAAGGAAAATTATTCAAAAGGTGTAGTCGTTAAAGCAGCTGAAGACGGTAGCATTGCAGTTGATGTATATACTGTATTGAGCTACGGTACAAAAATCAGTGAAGTTTCAAAAAACATCCAAGAGCGCGTTCGCTTTAGTTTAGAGAACCAACTTGGAATCACTGCGCAAACTGTGAATGTCTACATTCAAAATATCAAAGTTGTAGGAGAATAA
- a CDS encoding LiaF transmembrane domain-containing protein encodes MKKKAFGIVLLVLAALVLLQGNFGIPSFGGQIWPLIGIGFFAYQSVEAILRRHLTSASFTALVALLIANHFYDILPIPNQSLFWAGVLIVLGVGLLTNSNKTWSGKKWWYDGEKTILTEKEVAFGSGTFYKQDQDLVEDQFEVSCGNAKIYYDNAEMLGDSATLKVEVNLGNAVIYVPQHWRVDLKVETSCGVAKADAPVAPTSKTLIIRGEVAFGKLEVVYVH; translated from the coding sequence ATGAAAAAGAAAGCATTTGGTATTGTGTTGCTAGTATTGGCAGCTTTAGTATTGTTACAGGGGAATTTTGGAATCCCTTCATTTGGAGGGCAGATTTGGCCCTTGATTGGTATTGGATTTTTTGCCTATCAATCAGTTGAGGCAATCCTTCGTCGCCACCTCACTTCAGCCTCTTTTACAGCCCTAGTGGCCCTATTGATTGCCAATCATTTTTATGACATTTTACCGATTCCCAATCAGTCACTGTTCTGGGCTGGAGTGCTAATCGTTCTCGGAGTTGGTTTGTTGACTAATTCTAACAAAACATGGAGCGGAAAGAAATGGTGGTATGACGGTGAAAAGACTATCCTTACAGAAAAGGAAGTAGCCTTTGGTAGTGGAACCTTTTACAAGCAGGACCAAGATTTGGTAGAAGACCAGTTTGAAGTTAGCTGTGGGAATGCCAAGATTTATTATGACAATGCAGAGATGTTAGGCGATAGTGCAACCTTGAAGGTAGAAGTCAATTTAGGGAATGCAGTTATCTATGTGCCCCAACACTGGAGAGTGGATCTGAAGGTGGAGACTTCTTGTGGAGTAGCCAAGGCAGATGCTCCGGTAGCTCCTACAAGTAAAACCTTGATTATCCGTGGAGAGGTAGCTTTTGGAAAATTAGAAGTTGTCTATGTTCATTAA
- a CDS encoding YebC/PmpR family DNA-binding transcriptional regulator, whose translation MGRKWANIVAKKTAKDGANSKVYAKFGVEIYVAAKKGEPDPELNTALKFVIDRAKQAQVPKHVIDKAIDKAKGNTDETFTEGRYEGFGPNGSMLIVDTLTSNVNRTAANVRAAFGKNGGNMGASGSVSYLFDNKGVIVFAGDDADAIFELLLEADVDVDDVEAEEGTITVYTAPTDLHKAIVALRESGIEEFQVTELEMIPQSEVELSGEDLETFEKLYSVLEDDEDVQKIYTNVDGF comes from the coding sequence ATGGGACGTAAATGGGCCAATATCGTAGCCAAGAAAACGGCTAAAGATGGAGCTAACTCTAAAGTATATGCAAAATTTGGTGTAGAAATCTATGTAGCAGCTAAAAAAGGTGAACCAGATCCAGAATTAAACACTGCTTTGAAATTCGTTATCGATCGTGCTAAACAAGCGCAAGTGCCAAAACACGTCATTGATAAGGCTATCGATAAAGCGAAAGGAAATACAGACGAAACCTTTACAGAAGGGCGTTACGAAGGATTTGGGCCAAATGGTTCAATGTTGATCGTTGATACCTTGACTTCAAACGTTAACCGTACAGCTGCTAATGTCCGTGCTGCTTTTGGTAAAAACGGTGGAAACATGGGAGCTTCAGGTTCTGTATCTTACCTCTTTGACAACAAAGGTGTTATCGTCTTTGCTGGTGATGATGCTGATGCTATCTTTGAGCTTTTGCTTGAAGCAGATGTTGATGTAGACGATGTAGAAGCAGAAGAAGGAACAATCACTGTATACACAGCTCCAACTGACCTACACAAGGCTATCGTTGCTTTGCGTGAATCTGGTATTGAAGAATTCCAAGTAACTGAATTGGAAATGATTCCTCAATCAGAAGTTGAGTTGTCAGGTGAAGATTTGGAAACATTTGAAAAACTATACAGCGTTCTTGAAGACGACGAAGACGTACAAAAAATCTACACAAACGTAGATGGATTCTAA
- a CDS encoding DAK2 domain-containing protein — protein MSNITTSLFQEMVQAASTRLNKQAEYVNSLNVFPVPDGDTGTNMGMTIENGAKEVADKPASTVGEAASILAKGLLMGARGNSGVITSQLFRGFSQAIKEKDELTGQDLALAFQSGVEVAYKAVMKPVEGTILTVSRGAAIGAKKKAEQTDDAVEVMRAALEGAKAALAKTPEMLPVLKEVGVVDSGGQGLVFIYEGFLSALTGEYSASEDFVATPANMSEMINAEHHKSVAGHVATEDITFGYCTEIMVALKQGPTYAKDFDYEEFRNYLNNLGDSLLVVNDDEIVKVHVHTEDPGLVLQEGLKYGSLVKVKVDNMRNQHEAQVEKEAAQVSKPAEEKEYALIAVVAGQGLADIFRAQGVDYVIEGGQTMNPSTEDFVKAVEQVNARNIIFLPNNKNIFMAAQSATEVLEQPAVVVEARTIPQGLTSLLAFDPSKSIEENKERMTAALGDVISGSVTTAVRDTTIDGLEIHENDNLGMVDGKILVSNPDMHQTLTETLKHMLDEDSEIVTFYVGEDGSEELANEIAQEIAEEFEDVEVEIHQGQQPVYPYLFSVE, from the coding sequence GTGTCAAATATTACTACAAGCTTATTTCAAGAAATGGTACAGGCTGCTTCAACTCGTTTGAACAAGCAAGCCGAATATGTCAATTCATTGAACGTCTTCCCAGTTCCAGATGGAGATACAGGAACAAACATGGGGATGACTATCGAAAATGGTGCTAAGGAAGTCGCAGACAAACCAGCTTCAACAGTTGGTGAGGCTGCAAGTATCTTGGCTAAAGGTCTTTTGATGGGTGCGCGTGGAAACTCAGGAGTTATCACTTCTCAACTTTTCCGTGGATTCTCACAAGCTATCAAGGAAAAAGATGAACTTACAGGTCAAGATTTGGCCCTTGCCTTCCAATCTGGTGTAGAAGTAGCCTACAAGGCTGTTATGAAGCCAGTTGAAGGAACTATCTTGACTGTATCACGTGGAGCTGCCATCGGGGCTAAGAAAAAAGCAGAGCAAACAGATGACGCAGTTGAAGTTATGCGTGCGGCCTTAGAAGGAGCTAAAGCAGCTCTTGCTAAAACTCCTGAAATGCTTCCAGTCTTGAAGGAAGTTGGAGTTGTGGACTCAGGTGGTCAAGGTTTGGTCTTCATCTATGAAGGTTTCCTTTCAGCTCTTACTGGTGAATACAGCGCTTCTGAGGACTTTGTTGCTACTCCCGCAAACATGAGTGAAATGATCAATGCTGAACACCACAAGTCTGTAGCTGGACATGTGGCAACAGAAGACATTACTTTTGGTTACTGTACTGAAATCATGGTTGCCCTCAAACAAGGCCCAACTTATGCTAAAGACTTTGACTACGAAGAATTCCGTAACTACTTGAACAATCTTGGGGATTCTCTACTTGTTGTTAATGACGATGAAATCGTTAAAGTTCACGTCCATACAGAAGATCCAGGACTTGTCTTGCAAGAAGGTCTTAAATACGGTAGCTTGGTTAAGGTTAAAGTCGATAACATGCGTAACCAACACGAAGCGCAAGTAGAAAAAGAAGCAGCTCAAGTTAGCAAGCCAGCTGAAGAAAAAGAATATGCCCTTATCGCAGTAGTAGCTGGACAAGGCTTGGCAGACATCTTCCGTGCACAAGGTGTGGATTATGTCATCGAAGGTGGACAAACTATGAACCCTTCGACAGAAGACTTCGTCAAGGCTGTTGAGCAAGTTAATGCTCGCAATATCATCTTCTTGCCAAATAACAAAAATATCTTCATGGCAGCTCAATCAGCAACTGAAGTCTTAGAGCAACCAGCTGTTGTGGTAGAAGCTCGTACAATTCCTCAAGGATTGACTAGTCTTCTTGCCTTTGATCCAAGCAAATCAATCGAAGAAAATAAAGAACGCATGACTGCAGCTCTTGGCGATGTCATCAGCGGTAGTGTAACAACAGCCGTTCGTGATACAACTATCGATGGTTTGGAAATCCATGAAAATGATAATCTTGGTATGGTAGATGGTAAGATCCTCGTATCAAACCCTGACATGCACCAAACCTTGACTGAAACTTTGAAACATATGTTGGACGAAGACAGTGAAATCGTAACTTTCTATGTCGGAGAAGACGGAAGTGAAGAATTGGCAAATGAAATTGCTCAAGAAATCGCAGAAGAATTCGAAGATGTTGAAGTAGAAATTCACCAAGGTCAACAACCAGTTTACCCATATCTTTTCAGTGTGGAATAA
- a CDS encoding LytTR family DNA-binding domain-containing protein, which translates to MKLRIEIDSELTETEIVIKAAALTDEIADLQRLLQETKAPRLIFYKGTGEYYLDLSEILFFETEGSKIYAHTQKEAYEVRLKLYELESILPRYFSRVSKSTIANLRQVYSVDKSFSGTGTISFYQTHKEVHVSRHYQSLLKENLRNMR; encoded by the coding sequence ATGAAGTTACGAATCGAGATTGATAGTGAATTAACTGAGACAGAGATTGTCATCAAGGCTGCAGCCCTGACAGATGAAATAGCTGATTTGCAAAGACTCTTGCAAGAAACCAAGGCTCCTAGGTTGATCTTTTATAAGGGGACGGGTGAGTACTACTTAGACTTGTCAGAAATTCTCTTTTTTGAGACAGAAGGTAGCAAGATTTACGCCCACACCCAGAAAGAAGCCTACGAGGTTCGGCTCAAGCTTTATGAGTTAGAGTCCATCCTGCCTCGCTATTTCAGTCGGGTATCCAAGTCGACCATTGCCAATCTTCGGCAGGTCTACTCGGTGGACAAGTCCTTCTCAGGGACAGGCACTATTTCCTTTTATCAGACCCACAAGGAGGTGCACGTGTCACGGCATTACCAATCCCTCCTAAAAGAAAATCTAAGAAACATGAGGTAA
- a CDS encoding phosphatase PAP2 family protein, translating to MKNYQEWYDKRKSSLLRHPQGLQLMRVFNRMMTVLMPLAYLTLLGTSFISKGLGNDLYTYILVPASGFVLLTLVRKWINQPRPYEAWEIIPLLDKDSSGNSMPSRHVFSATIISMACLHTNLPVGLILLVLSALLGLVRVLGGVHYPKDVLVGYACGLLWGILFFIL from the coding sequence ATGAAAAACTATCAAGAGTGGTATGACAAGAGGAAATCAAGTCTTCTTCGACATCCACAAGGATTACAATTGATGCGAGTCTTTAATCGCATGATGACAGTTCTGATGCCCTTGGCATACTTGACCTTACTGGGAACAAGTTTTATAAGTAAGGGATTGGGGAACGACCTTTATACTTATATCTTAGTGCCGGCTTCTGGCTTTGTCCTATTGACGCTTGTTCGTAAGTGGATCAATCAACCCCGTCCTTATGAAGCTTGGGAAATTATCCCGCTACTGGACAAGGACAGTTCTGGCAATTCAATGCCTAGTCGCCACGTCTTTTCAGCCACCATCATTTCCATGGCTTGTCTGCACACAAATCTGCCTGTGGGCTTGATTTTATTGGTATTATCAGCTCTTCTCGGTCTGGTGCGAGTTTTAGGGGGTGTTCATTATCCCAAGGATGTTTTAGTTGGCTACGCCTGTGGACTCCTCTGGGGAATTCTCTTCTTTATTTTGTAA
- the rpmB gene encoding 50S ribosomal protein L28, whose amino-acid sequence MAKVCYFTGRKTVSGNNRSHAMNQTKRAVKPNLQKVTVLIDGKPKKVWASARALKSGKVERV is encoded by the coding sequence ATGGCTAAAGTATGTTACTTTACAGGTCGTAAGACTGTATCAGGAAACAACCGTTCACACGCGATGAACCAAACTAAACGTGCCGTAAAACCAAACCTTCAAAAAGTTACTGTTCTTATCGATGGTAAACCTAAAAAAGTTTGGGCTTCAGCTCGTGCTTTGAAATCAGGAAAAGTAGAACGAGTTTAA
- a CDS encoding MarR family winged helix-turn-helix transcriptional regulator, translating into MDKPMLAFKRFGHQVHLMVQQEAKRCGIEFMGGPQGQVIRFLDYREESEQAVLIKDIEQELNITKSVASNLVKRMVQNGLVELEVSPNDKRAKYVRLTDKSRSQMKPIKSFFDRIDRSLLDGISEEKLAVFEEVMGLLQANVDKMGGKNEETR; encoded by the coding sequence ATGGATAAGCCAATGTTAGCTTTTAAACGTTTTGGTCATCAGGTTCACCTTATGGTGCAACAGGAAGCCAAGCGTTGTGGTATTGAATTTATGGGCGGACCGCAGGGCCAAGTTATACGATTTTTAGACTATCGTGAGGAGTCTGAACAGGCGGTGTTAATCAAGGATATTGAGCAGGAACTCAATATCACCAAGTCAGTCGCCAGCAATCTAGTGAAGCGTATGGTACAAAATGGTTTGGTGGAATTGGAAGTGAGTCCAAATGACAAGAGAGCCAAGTACGTTCGATTGACGGATAAATCACGCTCTCAGATGAAGCCAATCAAGTCTTTCTTTGATCGAATTGACCGTAGTCTACTTGATGGAATTTCTGAGGAAAAACTAGCTGTTTTTGAAGAAGTCATGGGTCTACTACAGGCTAATGTAGATAAAATGGGAGGTAAGAATGAAGAAACTCGCTAA